The sequence GCCAGAAGAAGTTCGCCGAGGTCACCGAGAAGCTGGCTACGGCCGGAGCCATCACCGGCAAGACCTCTCTGATGGCCAGCGTCCTCGACGACGAGGTCATCTCGGCGCCGACCGTCAAGGACAAGATCAACAGCGATTCTGCTGAGATCACCGGCAACATCCCGCTCAAGGAAGTCGAGAATGTGGTCCTGGTTCTTAAGACCGGCGCCCTGCCGGTTGAACTCACGACTGTCGACAAGAACGAGATCAGCGCCACGCTCGGCAAGGACTCTCTAAGGCAGGGTCTGATCGCAGGCCTTGTGGGACTGTTGCTCGTCATGGCCTTCATGCTGGTCTATTACCGCCTGCTCGGTATAGTCGCCGACCTGGCGCTCATTATCTACGGGCTGCTTTTTTACGCCGTCCTGACCAACCCGTGGTATCCGGCCACCCTGACCCTGCCCGGCATCGCCGGCATGATCCTGACCGTAGGAGTGGCGGCCGACGCCAACGTGGTCATCTTTGAGCGCATCAAGGAAGAAGTCAGGGCTGGCAAGACCATCCGTTCTGCAGTCAATTCCGGTTACACCAAGGGTTTCAAGACCATCCTTGACGCCAATGCTGTCACCGTGATCACCGCGGGAGTCATCTTCATGGTGGCCACCGCCGGGGTTAAGGGCTTCGCCCTGACACTGATGATCGGTGTCGTCATCAGCATGTTCACCGCCATCCTCGCCACCCGGGCCCTGCTGGCCCTGCTGGCTGATTTCCGGTTCTTCAATAATCCGACCCTGATGGGCATCAAGCCTCCCAAGAAAGACGAGGCGGCGAAATGATGCACTTTGATTTCATGGCCCACAAGAAGATCTGGTTCACCATCTCGGGGATCATCATCCTGGTGGGCCTGGTCAGCCTGGCCACCCGAGGCCTCAATCTCAGCATCGATTTCAACAGCGGCAGCCGCCTGGTCGTCAGCTTCGACCAGGAGACCTCCGTGGACGAGGTGCGCGAATCGGTCAAGAATGCCGGTTACAACGAGGCAGTCGTCCAGACTATCGGCGAAAGCCGCTACCAGGTCACCCTGCCCGCGCTGAGCGCGGAAGAGGAGATAGCGGTCATCTCCAATCTGGACGGTACTATCGGCGTGACCGAGAAATCATGGAAGAGCGTCGGGCCGACTTTCGGCGAGCAGGTTGTGGACTCAATGCTCAAGGCAATCATAATCTCCTGGCTGATCATCATCGCCTATGTGTCGATACGGTTTGAGTACAAATATGCCGTGGCGACGATCCTCGCCCTTATCCACGACCTGGCGATCACGGTTGGCGTCTATTCCATTGTGGGCCGTGAAGTCACGACTGCGACAGTGGCAGCGGTGCTGACCATCCTCGGATATTCGCTCTATGACACGATCATCGTCTTTGACCGCGTGCGCGAGAACGCGCCGAGGGCGCGGCGCGGCGCCTATGCCGAGATGGTGAACGAGTCCATCTGGGAGGTCAT is a genomic window of Actinomycetota bacterium containing:
- the secD gene encoding protein translocase subunit SecD; the encoded protein is MTDKQKNLLILGIMLLLVAISIVIIYPPSEKTRLGLDLQGGLEVILEAQGDVTSEKMEQAEIVVRNRVDKLGVSEPAINRQGENQISVGLAGVTNVEEAMALIGKTALLEFKKVDDDLTQQYILGTLTEDKIPANKQLLFQTSRDEDGELVRGEDGQPVRSPVIVDREALMTGEALDDAQIGYDQFGKPKVDMSFTSDGQKKFAEVTEKLATAGAITGKTSLMASVLDDEVISAPTVKDKINSDSAEITGNIPLKEVENVVLVLKTGALPVELTTVDKNEISATLGKDSLRQGLIAGLVGLLLVMAFMLVYYRLLGIVADLALIIYGLLFYAVLTNPWYPATLTLPGIAGMILTVGVAADANVVIFERIKEEVRAGKTIRSAVNSGYTKGFKTILDANAVTVITAGVIFMVATAGVKGFALTLMIGVVISMFTAILATRALLALLADFRFFNNPTLMGIKPPKKDEAAK
- the secF gene encoding protein translocase subunit SecF, which codes for MMHFDFMAHKKIWFTISGIIILVGLVSLATRGLNLSIDFNSGSRLVVSFDQETSVDEVRESVKNAGYNEAVVQTIGESRYQVTLPALSAEEEIAVISNLDGTIGVTEKSWKSVGPTFGEQVVDSMLKAIIISWLIIIAYVSIRFEYKYAVATILALIHDLAITVGVYSIVGREVTTATVAAVLTILGYSLYDTIIVFDRVRENAPRARRGAYAEMVNESIWEVMARSIITTLLTVTPVICLLLFGGTTLKDFAFALLVGILSGAYSSIFVAAPILCLWKEREPKYRATTRGGKGSVKAAKAR